Proteins from a single region of Deinococcus sp. YIM 134068:
- a CDS encoding copper amine oxidase N-terminal domain-containing protein codes for MRRTARRPARVLLAALALALPSVPAAALGAVQLTVSGDQTAATVNGEAATLLTPPRLIGGRMMLPLREAAALLGQTIGTGAGQVQLGRLTVDPARNAAFLAGAHQPEGSVVTVGTTLYVSARLLADALSANLSVEADGRTLTVTALREGGNPLAPQARFSTDKGVYAPGERVVFTDYPFDPDGADIVSRKWTGRQDVYFQPGTYTVTLQVTNSRGLTSTPHARTIRVEGTPLDSPLTYALKYAEPGDRFPDPLVLNYPAAPVRPVAGPSFPLLFSDSPEAPTQSGLLYQDTVAGRARLLAYHLNALGRPARLYVLARNLEPRAVEVRTERLGETAPTRIEGLLGQVTLLDYFAGAGAGSLTLAPGQSAPVYASPTLNAGSGVNVLQDLTTSGRVEITFLMLEDGLPPTAQVAQQLPYLQPDGRHQRGTFPNAVKSLRVDLTTLPARIVIGDGQLDPAITGTDAITGQPQRLLGNYGVLYDLEINGATGTAVALSPRGGLYRGAMNVQDGPLNQTIKLPRSGNALAPDQPVLLWRSQTDRLHIDFIPASGSNLPVSLVFYRARTPQTGVGGVVKTYQP; via the coding sequence GTGAGGCGAACCGCCCGCCGTCCGGCCCGCGTCCTCCTCGCCGCGCTCGCCCTCGCGCTGCCCTCCGTTCCCGCCGCCGCGCTGGGGGCGGTGCAGCTCACCGTCTCCGGCGACCAGACCGCCGCGACCGTGAACGGCGAGGCCGCGACCCTCCTCACGCCGCCCCGCCTGATCGGGGGCCGCATGATGCTCCCGCTCCGTGAGGCGGCGGCGCTGCTCGGGCAGACCATCGGGACGGGGGCCGGGCAGGTGCAACTCGGGCGGCTGACCGTCGATCCGGCCCGCAACGCCGCCTTCCTCGCGGGGGCACACCAGCCGGAGGGGAGCGTCGTCACCGTCGGGACCACCCTGTACGTGAGCGCCCGCCTGCTGGCCGACGCGCTGAGCGCCAACCTGAGCGTGGAGGCCGACGGACGCACGCTGACCGTCACGGCGCTGCGGGAGGGCGGCAATCCCCTCGCCCCCCAGGCGCGCTTTTCCACCGACAAGGGCGTGTACGCGCCCGGCGAGCGGGTGGTCTTCACCGACTACCCCTTCGACCCCGACGGGGCGGACATCGTGTCCCGCAAGTGGACCGGGCGACAGGACGTGTACTTCCAGCCGGGGACGTACACCGTCACCCTCCAGGTCACGAACAGCCGGGGCCTGACGAGCACGCCCCACGCCCGCACGATCCGCGTGGAGGGCACGCCGCTCGACTCGCCGCTCACCTACGCCCTGAAGTACGCCGAACCCGGCGACCGCTTCCCCGATCCCCTCGTGCTGAACTACCCCGCCGCGCCCGTGCGCCCGGTGGCCGGGCCGAGCTTCCCGCTGCTCTTCAGCGACAGCCCGGAGGCCCCCACCCAGAGCGGCCTGCTGTACCAGGACACCGTGGCCGGGCGGGCGCGGCTGCTCGCCTACCACCTCAACGCGCTCGGAAGGCCCGCGCGGCTGTATGTCCTCGCGCGCAACCTCGAACCCCGCGCCGTGGAGGTCCGCACCGAGCGGCTGGGCGAGACGGCCCCCACCCGCATCGAGGGCCTGCTCGGGCAGGTCACGTTGCTCGACTACTTCGCGGGCGCGGGCGCGGGCAGCCTGACCCTCGCGCCCGGCCAGAGCGCGCCCGTCTACGCCAGCCCCACCCTGAACGCGGGCAGCGGCGTCAACGTCTTGCAGGACCTCACCACGTCGGGCCGGGTGGAGATCACCTTCCTGATGCTGGAAGACGGCCTGCCCCCCACCGCGCAGGTCGCCCAGCAGCTCCCGTACCTCCAGCCCGACGGACGCCACCAGCGGGGCACCTTCCCCAATGCCGTGAAATCCCTGCGCGTGGACCTGACCACCCTGCCCGCCCGCATCGTGATCGGGGACGGCCAGCTCGACCCCGCGATCACGGGCACGGACGCGATCACCGGCCAGCCCCAGCGCCTGCTCGGCAACTACGGCGTGCTGTACGACCTGGAGATCAACGGCGCGACGGGAACCGCCGTCGCCCTCAGCCCGCGCGGCGGCCTCTACCGGGGCGCGATGAACGTGCAGGACGGCCCGCTGAACCAGACCATCAAGCTTCCGCGCAGCGGCAACGCCCTCGCGCCCGATCAGCCCGTCTTGCTGTGGCGCTCGCAGACCGACCGCCTGCACATCGACTTCATCCCCGCCAGCGGGAGCAACCTGCCCGTCAGCCTCGTGTTCTACCGCGCCCGGACGCCACAGACGGGCGTGGGCGGCGTCGTCAAGACGTATCAGCCGTAG
- the obgE gene encoding GTPase ObgE → MAFRDVLDIEVQAGNGGDGSMSFHRAKFLEKGGPDGGHGGRGGSIVLRAIEGVESLERLVGRRKFKAPSGAYGEGRLRQGSDGEDVVIEVPVGTTAFDSDSGRVIADLVRVGQEQVIARGGFGGRGNSTFASSTRQAPRFAELGTPGQRRRVRLELRLIADVGLVGYPNAGKSSLLAALSRANPAIADYPFTTLSPILGVVESVGGEERLTLADIPGIIEGASEGKGLGLEFLRHISRTRLLVYVLDVTRDPVSEMRQLQAELRAYDPSLLEQVACVALNKVELVDPDLAAFAEDELAEFGLPVFQISAREGQGLNELRAALFQLLPDRELWARTHALEVEPEETREEALSLTFREDAPAKPGEAPERVWEVHGGGFEERVVRFARHMDDAAEYLSGVFKRQGLYNALKKVGAREGDTVEIGNFRFEYFEEEGK, encoded by the coding sequence ATGGCATTCCGAGACGTGCTGGACATCGAGGTCCAAGCCGGAAACGGCGGCGACGGGAGCATGAGCTTCCACCGCGCCAAGTTTCTGGAGAAGGGCGGCCCCGACGGCGGCCACGGCGGGCGCGGCGGCAGCATCGTGCTGCGGGCCATCGAGGGCGTGGAGAGCCTGGAGAGGCTCGTCGGGCGGCGCAAGTTCAAGGCACCCAGCGGGGCCTACGGCGAGGGACGGCTGCGCCAGGGGTCGGACGGCGAGGACGTGGTGATCGAGGTGCCCGTGGGCACGACCGCCTTCGACAGCGACTCCGGGCGGGTCATCGCCGACCTCGTGCGGGTGGGGCAGGAGCAGGTGATCGCGCGTGGCGGCTTCGGCGGGCGCGGCAATTCCACCTTTGCCAGCAGTACCCGGCAGGCCCCGCGCTTCGCGGAACTCGGCACGCCGGGCCAGCGGCGGCGGGTGCGGCTGGAACTGCGCCTGATCGCGGACGTGGGGCTGGTGGGCTACCCCAACGCGGGCAAGAGCAGCCTGCTCGCGGCCCTCTCGCGGGCAAATCCGGCCATCGCGGACTACCCCTTCACGACCCTCTCGCCCATCCTCGGGGTGGTCGAAAGTGTGGGTGGCGAGGAACGTCTGACGCTCGCCGACATCCCCGGCATCATCGAGGGGGCGAGCGAGGGCAAGGGGCTGGGGCTGGAGTTCCTGCGGCACATCAGCCGCACCCGCCTGCTCGTGTACGTGCTGGACGTGACGCGCGACCCCGTGAGCGAGATGCGCCAGCTTCAGGCCGAGTTGCGCGCCTACGACCCCAGCCTGCTCGAACAGGTCGCGTGCGTGGCGCTGAACAAGGTCGAACTCGTGGACCCCGATCTCGCCGCCTTCGCGGAGGACGAATTGGCAGAGTTTGGCCTGCCCGTCTTCCAGATCAGCGCGCGGGAGGGGCAGGGCCTGAACGAACTGCGCGCCGCCCTCTTCCAACTTCTCCCCGACCGGGAGCTGTGGGCGCGGACGCACGCGCTGGAGGTCGAACCCGAGGAGACGCGCGAGGAGGCCCTGTCCCTCACCTTCCGCGAGGACGCCCCCGCCAAGCCCGGCGAGGCCCCCGAGCGTGTGTGGGAGGTCCACGGCGGCGGCTTCGAGGAGCGCGTGGTGCGCTTCGCCCGCCACATGGACGACGCCGCCGAGTACCTGTCGGGTGTCTTCAAGCGGCAGGGGCTGTACAACGCCCTCAAGAAGGTCGGAGCACGCGAGGGCGATACCGTGGAGATCGGCAACTTCCGCTTCGAGTACTTCGAGGAGGAGGGGAAGTAG
- a CDS encoding glycerol-3-phosphate acyltransferase produces MLPLAVVALVSFLLGSLVAGVLYSRFLGSDIRDRDLPGASGTFRQHGLAAALGVTAFDMAKAAAAVLLARALTPDFTWVATLFVVLGHCYPVFFRFRGGGGIAPLMGALLVTGPLTLAGMLAFGLAVMPLYKRTLQPRLGLNAVPFATALAVPVGLLLAARFGGLPDLLAGGAAMAVRAVHLLAFPERRPA; encoded by the coding sequence ATGCTCCCCCTGGCCGTGGTCGCCCTCGTCTCCTTCCTGCTCGGCTCGCTCGTGGCGGGGGTGCTGTACTCGCGCTTCCTGGGGTCGGACATCCGGGACCGCGACCTGCCCGGCGCGAGCGGCACCTTTCGTCAGCACGGCCTCGCGGCGGCGCTGGGCGTCACGGCCTTCGATATGGCGAAGGCTGCCGCCGCCGTCCTCCTCGCCCGCGCGCTGACGCCGGACTTCACGTGGGTGGCGACGCTGTTCGTGGTGCTGGGCCACTGCTACCCCGTCTTCTTCCGCTTCCGGGGCGGTGGGGGCATCGCGCCGCTGATGGGGGCGCTTCTCGTGACGGGGCCGCTCACGCTGGCGGGGATGCTCGCCTTCGGGCTGGCGGTGATGCCGCTCTATAAGCGGACGCTGCAACCCCGGCTGGGTCTGAACGCCGTGCCCTTCGCCACCGCCCTCGCGGTCCCGGTAGGGCTGCTCCTCGCCGCACGCTTCGGGGGCCTGCCCGATCTGCTGGCGGGTGGCGCGGCGATGGCGGTGCGGGCCGTCCACCTCCTCGCCTTCCCGGAGCGGCGTCCGGCGTGA
- the rpmA gene encoding 50S ribosomal protein L27, with the protein MAHKKGVGSSKNGRDSNPKYLGVKKFGGEKVVAGNILVRQRGTKFKAGNGVGMGRDHTLFALTDGQVVFTNRGERGRFISVQVPAAAVAAD; encoded by the coding sequence ATGGCACACAAGAAAGGCGTGGGTTCGTCCAAGAACGGACGCGACAGCAATCCCAAGTACCTGGGCGTGAAGAAGTTCGGCGGCGAGAAGGTCGTCGCGGGCAACATCCTCGTGCGCCAGCGCGGCACGAAGTTCAAGGCCGGCAATGGCGTCGGCATGGGCCGCGACCACACCCTGTTCGCCCTCACGGACGGCCAGGTCGTGTTCACCAACCGGGGCGAGCGCGGGCGCTTCATCAGCGTTCAGGTTCCGGCTGCTGCGGTCGCCGCCGACTGA